The Onthophagus taurus isolate NC chromosome 6, IU_Otau_3.0, whole genome shotgun sequence region aatcatttctaaaaaacGATTCACTCTGACACCTGATGGCCATAAATCTGGTTGTTTAGTGAGATTTTATATGAAGCATATTCATCTGgtctttttgttgtaattcgTTCGCATTTTACGTTGCTAATACTTTTACTTTGCAGGTACTTTTTTTACTTTGTCTTTGGTTATCTTGAGTTGTAAACCGCAAACATGTAACTGTATATATTGCTCTACACCCTTTAGTGAAGTATTTGTTGCAGTTTCTCTTATTGTATGTACCGACGACTTACGTTTTTTATATGATACAAACGTAAAGTCGGTTTCTGTTCCTAACTTGATTTGTCTTTCCTctccattatttttttaaatttcagcAGCTTGGGAATTACGAAATGTTATATCAGAGTATTtaggtttaattattttgttctcCGGTCATTGaactttctcatttttttcattttttgtttttttaaattggtgtTTATCAGCCGTATATCTCCATCTGTTGGATTCATTTTCGAATTTGATACAGTTTTCTGCCTCTCTGTTTGttcctttaataattttatctcaTTCGTTAGgattttgttttcaatttgcatcttttttatttcgtcTTTAAATgacgtaattattttttccgtcatacgatttatttctttatttattttatcaagatTGTAATGTTCCAATTTTAACTCACTTTCATTTCCCTTTGAGGTTAGTTCTTCTTCACGAACATTGCAGGTCCAGGATTTGATTGATCCGTCCTCCCTCATCTTTGTGCGATAATTCTTAAGACACTTGCCTCTACAAGCAATATAGTCGTCATAATGACCAATGGTTTTTGAACACAGCACACCTCCAATCGCCATTTTTACGATTTGTAACAGAAACAACCTAAGTTGGCAACCTATGTTCTTTCAGCAGTAAACAGCTGTGGCGACCTGGCTGTAATTCGGTAACAGTTATCAGCACATAACTTCTTTCAGCACCAAACAACGGGGAATGGTCGAAACTGTATGTTTACATGGATAACTCAAAATGGCCAAAAAATGACTTACAATTAGagccggttgtacaatatgCCGATAAACTTCCCGATAGCGTTATCTGGCCGATAAGTTAGTTTGTACTGTATTACAATGTACGGATATTTTTTGTCGGGGAGATTATCGACAGGATAACTTATCGGGTACTCAGAGGTGCCGATAAGACAGTTATCCGCCAGATATGTATATGTACAAACCTTGTCTGTCGTGAAAAAGTTTGGTTAGTTTGTTATTATGGAagggaaaaaaataaacgtgcTACTAATTATACACAAGAGGAGTGTTGGCGATTAATTGAAATAGTAGAAAATCTAGCaaatattatagaaaataaaaaaacagatGCGGTTACTTGGAAAGAGAAGGTATGTAAGCTTTATTAACCAATATATTATCACTTGGTAGTTATTTATCACATATATTGTATTTTAGAAAGCGACGTGGCAAAAGATTTGTCaaacttttaattcaaccGGCACGACAAACCGTACCTGGGAACAGCTTCGCAGTAAATacgaaacattaaaaaaagggGCTCGTCAAGCCGTTGCGAAATACCGCACTGATGTGATGGGTACTGGTGGAGGACCATgtgaagaaaaattaaacccGTTACATGAAAGAATTAGAAATTTGATAAAACTAAGCTGCGATGGAACACCATCACAATTTGATAGTGATTGTTTAGGTTAATTATTTaccaattttataatatatgtgTTTAACTCTGTTTATGAGAAATGCATGTTTAATCTTAACtgttaattcttttatatcaGATGTCCAAGACGAACTGCAGAGCACAAGTTCCATAGACAAACGTTTAAAACGTGATGAAGCTTTTATAAGCCCTAGCACATCCGTTATAATaggtatttttatttgaaatattactGTAGAGCTTACATAACGCTATGATCATTTCTTTTAGATACAGAACAAATTGAAACCAAAAACCCATCAATTTATCCATACTCCAATACGCAAGgggtaataatttttaatatttttgcatatgtagatattgttaaataataataataattaaataataattggttCTAGTTATAGATGCAGATGACATTGTGGAAGGAAGTAATAATTGGAGTCATTACTCTCCTGCCCAATTAAAAAAGGCCAAACATCCGGCTTTGCAAACCAGAAAAGGAAAAAGACCTAGTAAAAAGATGAATCTTTCTGCTGCTGGGCAAAAAATTCAGCCTTGGCTAGACGCTAAAGCTGATCTAACAAACTTAAAACTGAAATTATTACAAGAAGAATTCAATGTCAAACAACAACGCGAAAAAGAACTGCATGAACAACAATGTCAAATTAACAAACAactaatagaaataaataacttgactattaaaaaaactttactaGATATAGAAAAGATTTTGAATGTTTAAAGTAAATTATATCACCTTTATCGTTCAAAATTcgttgaaataataataataatatgattcTCTAATACTACAAGTTTTAATTCATTCATGCATAACAATTGTGAAAAGTATTGAATAAACTCAGAACGGGCtgtgtaattattattgtctGGATTGCCACCATAAGCGTATCCATCTGGAACGTTTCCTTCTTGAATGCCttctaaaatgttattacgTATTTGTGGATCTAATGGCGGCTCATCTTCGccatttaatatatatataatttaatttcactCGATAATATGGGAAATCGTCGTTTCCATACACCGTAGCTACGTTCAACAGAATTTCTTGTGCGAAGCAAAGCctcttgaaataaattttcttgtgGTAACGTAGGGTTTGGCAACGGCGTAATTAAGTAGCGTGCTAATCTGTAGCCACTGTCGCccaataatactttattttggaAGTCGCCTCGCTCAAACCTGGCTTTTATGACAGAAGAATTGAAAATGGTTTGATCGTGGCTTGAACCAGGCCATCGAGCCATTATGTCTCTTATACATAGATTGGCTTCGCAAATTGTTTGCACATTAAACGAATAATATCCTTTcctatttctaaaattttccgCATGATCACCACCTAAAAATACATAGTACTTACTGACACATTAAAAGCAAATAGCAATAATTCATACCAGGTGACTGAATCTTGATATGTGTGCAATCAATTGTTCCTATAACCTTAAGAAATCTTGCAATTGCATAAAATTCCTCACATATTCTATCTATTTCCTGGTGATCTTGCGGAAAGtaaataaattcgtttttgagactGGAAATTGCTTCAGAAACCTTCTTTATAATTCTACTTGCGGTTGACTTGTGTATACCACAAAAATCTCCGACAACAATGAGCATACTCCCGGTAGCAAAAAAACGAAGCGTCAGTAACAACTGATTTAAAGGGGTTACAGCTGCATTTCTATAATACACAAAAAATATAGTATTTATAAACTTTGGTATTGAATTCAGTTATAGATTTTCTACCAATTTTTCCTTACCTGTCTGTGGGAGTTTCCATGCTATCCACAATTCGACCTAATAGGTacataacacttttttttgttaaccgaaaccgtttaaaaaaatccgttTCATCCCACTGCGCCATGTGGTTAGGTcgttctttaatttctttttcttttcttttatttaaaaacacattaattaaaaattcgtttttggACTCACTGCTGGTACTAGTATCGtacaaattaaacatttttcgatatttttcaaaacgctAATTGCACAATTTACacaattgttattattgtcaaaatcagttcaaatttcaaagaaagaCGTTAGCGTTACCAATGTACGGATCAAATTACTAGATCTGGGAAAAAAGTACTACCAACAGAGTCTTATTTAGCCGATAGCAATCCTCCcgacaaaaacagtttgtacAACAGCGAATATCTTTATCCTCCCGATAAGTTTATCGGCCGGATACTTATCAGACAgatttatcggtatattgtacaaccggcccttagGTTGTTTCAGCAATAAGCGATTCAATTgttcttttttgttctttcgccaagatatttaatttaagagattgtaatttctttcaacaaacaccttttgaaatttgaaaatgcacAAAATGAAGATCTTTCTGTACTTTATAAGAAACCAGTAACACAATATTAGAAAATACTTCGCTGAATAATGAGGGAAGATGCGGTCTTAGTGGCGTTCCGAATGATGGTCCTGTTGGTGGAACTCAACCccttttctttgttttgtcTCCGTCAAGGTTGTTCAAATTTACCTAGATGTTTGAGTTGATTTACTATTTCATTTACTTTCTTTGAAATACCCAATTTATTGACCTTTTCTTCTGCTTGGTTCGTCATCTTATGTTTTCCATTCTTAATAAAACCCTTAATAATTAATGCATTGCTTAAACTTATTGAAGTATTGAACTTCTTGAAAGTGATCATAAAAACGTCATAAAGTTTTATCTGCGTCAAACCTGTTTCAatcattcttttataacttcatAAAATGTAATCtcacaattttaaaaagtttgggaaaattaatttactattttggagaaaaaatatGTCCAGACAACGTTGATAATCATCACTTAACTTAATATTTGctagaaataacaaaaaatatcgtaacttcaataaaattattttgaacataCATAacaattgaaattgatttattttcataatgtttcttataaataatagaatttaaaatatcaataaatgaaaaaaaatgataaaataaactttctcGTAATATGTGTGTAAGAAATGTCGTAACATCAACTCATAACACAAATAAACAGAAATATCAGTAATGACTCGGAGACATTGCCTGTGGTTAAAAAGAATCTTAACTTTGAAATCGAAGAAGAATCGGGGTTAACCGCATCCTTTTAATCTTACGTTGGGTAATTCCGAACTTTGCCTTTTTTTCTGCTCCGCTTTAATTCTAGGTCGATATGGCGTAAGAAGATTGGCAGCGAGCGCGAAATGAAGATCTTTGCAAGTTCGATCTTTCTTCAACCCGCGTCCACAATTTGAGAGTTTTGAATCGAAGTGGCGGAACGGCGAAGATATATAAATACCGATTTCTCGACACGTGCACGTTTAAAACTACAAGTGCATTTGTCAAGAAAAGAGTTCTTCATTCGAGCGAAACCATAAGAAGAAGCGAGATTTAGAAAGATCTATTCGCAAAAATGAGGACGCTATTGGTGAGTTATAACTTTTAACCTTTCACCTCGCAGAAGAGAAATCGTTATGTAACTcgttagaaaattttttttgggggGACTTGATATAatactttcttttttaacgtgcattattgtcaatattgtttaaattaattcatttttaatttattgtttgtgTAGATtaccttattatttattggaaGCACAATATGTGCACCTCAACGACGACAAGATCATTACAAAGATGACGAATACGATCGTCCTCAACAGCCACAACAATCCCAACAATATCAACAGCAACAATTCGAACCAAGACCTAAAGGTGAAACGACTACTTTCATTCCTATTATTAGATTCGAAAAGGAGCAAGGAGATGATGGCGCTTACAAAACAacgttagttttaattgttcttctttaaaaattatattcatttaattttttttagttgggAAACtggtaataacattttagctCAAGAAGAAGGTTACTTGAAAAGTTTAGGTCCGGATCCGGATTCACCGGAAGGGGCTCCTTTGAACGCCCAAGTACAACAAGGATCGTATACTTATACATCACCCGAAGGACAAGTTATTACGGTGACCTACACCGCCGATGAGAAAGGATTCCACGCTGTCGGCGATCATTTACCAACACCACCTCCGGTTAGTCCTGAAGTGCAAAAAGGATTGGATCTAATTTATGCTGCAATTAAAGCGCAACAGgtgagttaaatgaaaaacaaaGTTCAAACCATAAACATACCGTTATGTAAGTTCATCCTCTAATTGttgattcaatttaaattttttacataaacattttctcaTATTGCTCACTCTTCAatggtattttttatttgcattTACGTAATCGAATTCGCAATACGGTGACCTTTCGGGTAAGCAGAGATCTTCGTCGGTGTGTTCCTCTGACATATAAAGACGAAGAGTCGACTGGAATCTCCATGACTACTTTCGAACTTTTACGTAATCTTCGATCGTCGTGAAAAACGAACGTGATTGTAAAGTTAATACGCCCACAATTGCTTAAATCATCCTATAAGAATTCGAAAACAAGAATCATCACTTTcgaatttcaaaatatcaaagatACAATAATTGATAAagtgaaattatttaatttatatttaaaattgagattatttttgagtttttatttctattttaggAACAAGCTGCTGTTGAAGATAAGCATAATCCTCAAGGCAGAAGagaaaatcaaattaacaaCGACTTCAATGGACAATATagacaaaaataatttaatctgATGAATGTATGAATATTCAGGGTGAAATGAACTTATCGTAGACTGAAGTTAAGAAAGTTATATTTATCTAGAtacaaataaatgattttgtaatttaacaaCCCTATAATACgtcgtttttttaaagtttagttAGTGCAgcaataaatcattttgacaagtacttaaaaaaatatttttaaaaaaaaggtgTACTCTCTGGCGATATAACACaaggaaaattattaattattggaGTAATggctataataataaattcgatattttaattctttgccattatcaattattttaaatgagttGCAGCATATATTCAGATTTTTAACTTCTTCCTGTAATGGTTTTACATCATAATGAAAAGAAATGGTCTATATAGCAACAACAGTTCATTCACGTTTGAAATTCTAACTTCCGCTATAAACAGTTCTTATCAAGACGGTTCTGGAACAAAACCATGTTTTGATCTGCATTCATGATATGTTTGAAGGCCATGTGTAGTATCAACAGTTCcgttttcattaatatttcgTACAACGAACGGCCACAAAAATAgtcttaataatttatatgatTGAGCTGTTTTCTACATGAATTGTTCCTCCAAGTTTAAATTCTGTTTGTTTAACGTTAGGTTTATAtctttatcgttttttttcttttcgtgtATCTTTATTCTTTATACGAGAATCAAGAATTTTCATTCGTTCTTTGTGTTTAAATAACATATCCTGAAAGTTTTGTTTATCGTATTACAAAATAGGTTTTCGAGTTATTGCATAGCCAAAAAGCCCTTCTATA contains the following coding sequences:
- the LOC111414144 gene encoding endocuticle structural glycoprotein SgAbd-8 codes for the protein MRTLLITLLFIGSTICAPQRRQDHYKDDEYDRPQQPQQSQQYQQQQFEPRPKGETTTFIPIIRFEKEQGDDGAYKTTWETGNNILAQEEGYLKSLGPDPDSPEGAPLNAQVQQGSYTYTSPEGQVITVTYTADEKGFHAVGDHLPTPPPVSPEVQKGLDLIYAAIKAQQEQAAVEDKHNPQGRRENQINNDFNGQYRQK